A genomic window from Carassius auratus strain Wakin chromosome 19, ASM336829v1, whole genome shotgun sequence includes:
- the LOC113120044 gene encoding 39S ribosomal protein L3, mitochondrial-like isoform X1 yields the protein MTALACRFIKLTDGLLRIAPVTVCRAGAALQSRAPVIQCIRKHRTNTWWDEHLTEDNASFLKKAITQEYKQQTTDKLSPLKDEPWPRHEWVEGSRRVGLVAVKLGMMPVWTKSGERHVVTMLQVQDCHVVKHLSREEYDGRTAALIVGGKNVSPFHRPEGYLEVFRNAGVPPKQKLTTFCVSDNAVIKPGTPLYAAHFRPGQYVDVTAKTIGKGFQGVMKRWGFKGQPASHGQTKTHRRPGSLGPGGDPAKVFKGKKMPGRMGNIYDTTHGLKVWRVNTRYNILYVNGSVPGHRNCLVKVRDSILPTRLENNKNPPFPTFFADGDEEIPEDLYDQDMFQFGEPMAE from the exons ATGACAGCACTGGCGTGTAGGTTCATTAAACTTACTGATGGTTTGCTCAGAATAGCGCCAGTAACCGTTTGTCGAGCTGGAGCAGCGCTGCAGAG CAGAGCTCCTGTCATTCAGTGTATAAGAAAGCATCGGACGAACACATGGTGGGATGAGCACCTCACTGAAGATAATGCTTCCTTTCTGAAGAAGGCCATTACCCAGGAATATAAACAACAGACCACAGACAAACTCAGCCCCCTCAAGGATGAGCCCTGGCCCAGACACGAGTGGGTGGAAG GGAGCCGGAGAGTCGGTCTTGTGGCTGTTAAACTCGGAATGATGCCTGTGTGGACCAAATCTGGAGAGAGACACGTAGTGACCATGCTACAG GTACAGGACTGTCATGTCGTGAAACATCTCTCCAGGGAAGAGTATGATGGGCGCACAGCGGCTCTGATTGTGGGTGGAAAAAACGTCTCTCCGTTTCAT AGGCCAGAGGGATATTTAGAGGTTTTCAGGAATGCAGGAGTTCCTCCCAAACAGAAACTCACCACATTTTGTGTGTCAGACAACGCTGTCATCAAACCAG GCACTCCTCTCTATGCAGCTCATTTTCGTCCAGGACAATATGTGGATGTTACAGCGAAAAC AATTGGCAAAGGTTTTCAGGGAGTGATGAAGCGCTGGGGGTTCAAAGGTCAGCCAGCTTCCCATGGACAAACTAAAACACACAGGAGGCCAGGCTCTCTGGGGCCCGGAGGG GACCCAGCAAaagtttttaaaggaaaaaagatGCCAGGCAGGATGGGAAACATTTACGACACCACTCATGGCTTGAAG GTATGGAGGGTCAACACCAGGTATAACATCCTCTACGTCAACGGTTCTGTCCCGGGTCACCGCAACTGTCTTGTTAAG GTCAGGGACTCGATTCTGCCCACTCGGTTGGAGAACAACAAGAACCCGCCGTTCCCCACGTTCTTTGCTGATGGAGATGAAGAGATCCCTGAAGACCTTTACGATCAGGACATGTTCCAGTTCGGGGAGCCCATGGCTGAATGA
- the LOC113120044 gene encoding 39S ribosomal protein L3, mitochondrial-like isoform X2 produces the protein MTALACRFIKLTDGLLRIAPVTVCRAGAALQRAPVIQCIRKHRTNTWWDEHLTEDNASFLKKAITQEYKQQTTDKLSPLKDEPWPRHEWVEGSRRVGLVAVKLGMMPVWTKSGERHVVTMLQVQDCHVVKHLSREEYDGRTAALIVGGKNVSPFHRPEGYLEVFRNAGVPPKQKLTTFCVSDNAVIKPGTPLYAAHFRPGQYVDVTAKTIGKGFQGVMKRWGFKGQPASHGQTKTHRRPGSLGPGGDPAKVFKGKKMPGRMGNIYDTTHGLKVWRVNTRYNILYVNGSVPGHRNCLVKVRDSILPTRLENNKNPPFPTFFADGDEEIPEDLYDQDMFQFGEPMAE, from the exons ATGACAGCACTGGCGTGTAGGTTCATTAAACTTACTGATGGTTTGCTCAGAATAGCGCCAGTAACCGTTTGTCGAGCTGGAGCAGCGCTGCAGAG AGCTCCTGTCATTCAGTGTATAAGAAAGCATCGGACGAACACATGGTGGGATGAGCACCTCACTGAAGATAATGCTTCCTTTCTGAAGAAGGCCATTACCCAGGAATATAAACAACAGACCACAGACAAACTCAGCCCCCTCAAGGATGAGCCCTGGCCCAGACACGAGTGGGTGGAAG GGAGCCGGAGAGTCGGTCTTGTGGCTGTTAAACTCGGAATGATGCCTGTGTGGACCAAATCTGGAGAGAGACACGTAGTGACCATGCTACAG GTACAGGACTGTCATGTCGTGAAACATCTCTCCAGGGAAGAGTATGATGGGCGCACAGCGGCTCTGATTGTGGGTGGAAAAAACGTCTCTCCGTTTCAT AGGCCAGAGGGATATTTAGAGGTTTTCAGGAATGCAGGAGTTCCTCCCAAACAGAAACTCACCACATTTTGTGTGTCAGACAACGCTGTCATCAAACCAG GCACTCCTCTCTATGCAGCTCATTTTCGTCCAGGACAATATGTGGATGTTACAGCGAAAAC AATTGGCAAAGGTTTTCAGGGAGTGATGAAGCGCTGGGGGTTCAAAGGTCAGCCAGCTTCCCATGGACAAACTAAAACACACAGGAGGCCAGGCTCTCTGGGGCCCGGAGGG GACCCAGCAAaagtttttaaaggaaaaaagatGCCAGGCAGGATGGGAAACATTTACGACACCACTCATGGCTTGAAG GTATGGAGGGTCAACACCAGGTATAACATCCTCTACGTCAACGGTTCTGTCCCGGGTCACCGCAACTGTCTTGTTAAG GTCAGGGACTCGATTCTGCCCACTCGGTTGGAGAACAACAAGAACCCGCCGTTCCCCACGTTCTTTGCTGATGGAGATGAAGAGATCCCTGAAGACCTTTACGATCAGGACATGTTCCAGTTCGGGGAGCCCATGGCTGAATGA